In Bradyrhizobium sp. 195, the sequence AGGTGGTTACGCCTGGATCGACAACAAGATCACCGCCGGCACGCCTGGCCTGACCTTCTCCGAGTCCAAGTGGCATTCGGGTTGGACCGTCGGCGCTGGCATCGAGGCCTTCTTCGCTCCGCAGTGGTCGGTCAAGGGCGAGTACCTCTATCGCAGCCTGGGCGGCGAGACCTATTTCTCGGGCATCGGCGCTCCGGTTAACACCGGCACCCTCAACCTCCACACCGTGCAGGTCGGCGTGAACTATCACTTCGGCGCCCCGGTGGTCGCCAAGTACTAAGTCAACGCTCCAACGCTTCGCGTTACGAAAGGCCGGCCTCGCGCCGGCCTTTTTGTTTGTCCGCGACAACCCGCTTGCTGGCCAGCGTTTTTGGAGAGATGTGGCGCCCGGGTGACACAACCTTTGGCTTCAATGGTATAAAACAATGGCATTGGTCGGGCATAGGTCCGCTGCTCTTCCGCTTTTTGGAAGGCAAAAACGAGAAACGGAACTGGGGAATCGATATGAAGAAGATTTTGCTGGCTTCGGCCGGTTTGTTCGTACTCAGCGCGCTGGCACCGGCCTCGGCGGCCGATTTGGCGGCCCGCCCCTACACCAAGGCTCCGGTCGCGCCGATCGCAATGTATAATTGGAGCGGTTTCTACATCGGCATCAACGGCGGTGGCGCCTCGAGCCGCAATTGCTGGGATGTCAACAATATCTTCGGCATTGCAGGACCAGACACGCCCGAAGGCTGTCACAATGCAACCGGCGGCGTCGTCGGTGGCCAGGTCGGTTATCGCTGGCAGTCGGCCAACTGGGTGTTTGGTCTCGAAGCTCAGGGCGACTGGGCCAACCTGAAGGGCTCCAATACGAGCTTGGTGCTTGGGCCGCCCGCGCTGGTCAACCAGACCAAGATCGATGCGCTGGGCCTGTTCACCGGCCAGATCGGCTACGCCTGGAACAACGTGCTCTGGTATGTGAAGGGCGGCGCGGCCGTCACGCACGCCAAATATAACGGTCTGCTGGGCGGCGTCGTCCTCGATAGCGCCAGCGAAACGCGCTGGGGCGGCGCGGTCGGCACCGGCGTGGAATTCGGTTTCGCCCCGAACTGGTCCGTCGCGATCGAGTACGACCATCTGTTCATGGGCCGCCGCAACAACTCGTTCACGATTCTCGGTGTCAACGACCGCATCGACCGTATCAAGCAGGACGTCGACATGGGCACCGTCCGCCTCAACTACACCTTTGGCGGCCCGGTGGTCGCCCGGTATTGATCGGAAGTCCCGATCTACCGACGTCACATCGTCACGAAAGGCCGGCCTTGCGCCGGCCTTTTTGTTTGGGCGGACACGTCCCGCGAGGTTCCGCCCGCCCCGCTCCTGCCAGATGCCGCCAGCGCGCCAACATTCCGTTGACGATTCGCAACTCCCTCTGGAAATCCGCCCGCGTTCTTCCTACGTTCGCTGCCAACCCCATCGGCGCCGATCCCGGTTCCGGGCGAAGCGCGCCTTGACGTTGGCGCGATCGCGAGCCTTTGGGCTCCTTGAGGGCAACTCGGATGGATGAAGTGATTAAGGCGAAGCGCCACCAGCAGAACGCGGGCTCCAGCCTGCGCGCAATTACGATCCGTGGCGCGCGCGAGCACAACCTCAAGAACATCGATGTCGAGATTCCCCGCGACAAGCTGGTGGTGTTCACCGGCCTGTCAGGCTCCGGAAAATCCTCGCTCGCCTTCGACACGATCTACGCCGAGGGCCAGCGCCGCTACGTCGAATCGTTGTCGGCCTACGCGCGTCAGTTCCTGGAGATGATGCAGAAGCCTGACGTCGACCAGATCGACGGCCTGTCGCCGGCGATCTCGATCGAGCAGAAGACGACCTCGAAGAACCCTCGCTCCACCGTCGGCACCGTCACCGAGATCTACGACTACATGCGCCTGCTCTGGGCGCGCGTCGGCGTGCCCTATTCGCCGGCCACGGGCCTTCCGATCGAGAGCCAGACCGTCTCGCAGATGGTCGACCGCGTGCTGGCGCTGCCCGAGGGCACCCGTCTCTATCTGCTCGCGCCGGTCGTGCGCGGCCGCAAGGGCGAGTACCGCAAGGAGCTCGCCGAATGGCTCAAGAAGGGCTTTCAGCGCGTCAAGATCGACGGCACCTTTCATGAGCTGGCGGAAGCGCCGACGCTCGACAAGAAATTCCCGCATGACATCGACGTCGTCGTCGATCGCATCGTGGTGCGCGCCGACATCGGCCAGCGTCTCGCCGAGAGCTTTGAGACCGCGCTGAAGCTCGCCGAGGGCCTGGCCGTCGTCGAGTTCGCCGACGCGCCGGCGGCGGCACCCGCCGAAGAGAAAGAGAAAAAGAAGACCGCGAAGATCCACGACAAGAGCGGTCCCGAGCGCATGCTGTTCTCGGAAAAGTTCGCCTGCCCGGTCTCCGGCTTCACCATTCCCGAGGTCGAGCCCAGGCTCTTTTCCTTCAACAACCCCTACGGCGCCTGCCCCGCCTGCGGCGGCCTCGGCGTCGAGCAGCATGTCGACGAGGATCTCGTGATCCCCGACAAGGAGCTCGCGATCGGCAAGGGCGCGATCGCGCCCTGGGCGAAATCGTCCTCGCCTTATTACGTGCAGACGCTGACCGCGCTCGGCAAGCACTACAAATTCACGCTGACCACCAAGTGGAAGGATCTGCCGAAGAAGACGCAGAACGCGATCCTTCATGGCTCCGGCGAGGACGAGATCAAGTTCTCCTACGAGGACGGGGTACGTTCCTACGACACCAAGAAGCCGTTCGAGGGCGTCATCACCAACATCAACCGCCGCTATCGCGAAACCGAAAGCGAGTGGGCGCGCGAGGAGCTGGCGAAGTATTTCCACGACGTGCCATGCGAGGGCTGCAAGGGTTTCCGCCTCAAGCCCGAGGCGCTCTGCGTCAAGATCGGGACCAAGCATATCGGCGAGATCTCGGAGCTGTCGGTCAGGAAGGCCGGCGAATGGTTCGAGACCGTGCCCGACGCGCTGAACGCGCAGCAGAACGAGATCGCCGGCCGCATCCTCAAGGAGATCCGCGAGCGCCTCACCTTCCTGCTCGACGTCGGCCTCAACTACCTCACCTTGTCTCGCTCCTCCGGCACGCTGTCCGGCGGCGAGAGCCAGCGCATTCGCCTGGCCTCGCAGATCGGCTCTGGCCTGACAGGCGTGCTCTACGTGCTCGACGAGCCCTCGATCGGCCTGCACCAACGCGACAACGCCCGCCTGCTCGACACCCTCAAGCGGCTGCGCGACCTCGGCAACACCGTGATCGTGGTCGAGCATGACGAGGACGCCATCCTCCTCGCCGACCACGTCCTCGACATCGGCCCCGGCGCCGGCATGCATGGCGGCAACATCATCGCCGAAGGCACGCCCGCCGAGATCATGCGCAATCCGAAATCGCTCACCGGCAAGTACCTGACCGGCGAGCTCGAGGTCGAGGTGCCGGAGCGGCGCCCGCCGAACCATCGCCGCACCATCAAGGTGGTCAACGCGCGCGGCAATAACCTCAAGAACGTCACCGCCGAGATTCCGCTCGGCCTGTTCACGGCCGTCACCGGCGTCTCCGGCGGCGGCAAGTCGACGCTGCTGATCGACACGCTCTACAAGTCGATCGCCCGCAAGCTGAACAACGCCAGCGAAGGCGCCGCCCCGCACGACCGCATCGAGGGCTTGGAGCATATCGACAAGATCATCGATATCGACCAGTCGCCGATCGGCCGCACCCCGCGCTCGAATCCGGCGACCTATACCGGCGCCTTCACGCCGATTCGCGAATGGTTCGCCGGCCTGCCCGAGTCCAAGGCGCGCGGCTACGAGCCCGGCCGCTTCTCCTTCAACGTCAAGGGCGGCCGCTGCGAGGCCTGCCAGGGCGACGGCGTCATCAAGATCGAGATGCACTTCCTGCCCGACGTCTACGTCACCTGCGACGTCTGCAAGGGCAAGCGCTACAACCGCGAGACGCTGGAGGTGCTGTTCAAGGGCAAGAGTATCGCCGACGTGCTCGACATGACCGTCGAGGAAGCCGCCGACTTCTTCAAGGCGGTGCCGCGCGTGCGCGAGACCTTCCAGACCCTGCACCGCGTCGGCCTCGACTACATCCATGTCGGCCAGCAGGCCACCACGCTCTCGGGCGGCGAAGCCCAGCGCGTCAAGCTGGCCAAGGAGCTGTCCAAGCGCGCCACCGGCCGCACGCTGTACATCCTGGACGAGCCGACCACCGGCCTGCACTTCCACGACGTCAAGAAGCTGCTGGAGGTGCTGCACGAGCTGGTCGCGCAGGGCAACACGGTCGTCGTCATCGAGCACAATCTCGAAGTCATCAAGACCGCCGATTGGGTCATCGACCTCGGCCCCGAAGGCGGCGACGGCGGCGGCGAGATCGTCGCCTGGGGCCCGCCGGAGGATATCGCGAAGGCGCCGCGGAGCTATACGGGCAAGTTTCTGGCGCCGGTGCTGAAGAAGGCGGGGAAGCCGAAGCGAAGGACCACGAGCGAGGCGGCGGAGTAGTTGCTCTGAACCGAAGCCGTAGGGCGGATTAGCGAAGCGTAATCCGCCACTGCTCTTCCTGCGCAACGAGCTGGACCACGCATCGTGATCCCGCCCGACGAACCACGCACGATCGGGGAAGAACCGACATGTCCGCAGGACTTGTGCAAACCTATCGCGCCTTCGCCTACAACAATGCCTGGGCGAACCATCGGCTGCTCGCGGCCTGCGCCGCGCTGTCCCAGCCGGAATTCGAAGCCCACCGCACCGGCTTCTTTCCAAGCCTGCAGCGCACGCTGAACCACATCTACGTCATCGATCTCTTCTACATCGACGCGCTCGAGGGTGGCCGGCTCGGACCACGAGCCTGGGAGAACGAAGTTCCGTTTCCTGCCCTCACTGCGCTGAAATCCGCGCAAGCCGCGATGGACAAGCGCCTGATCGCCATCTGCGATGCACTGACGCCCGCGGGGCTCGATGAGGTCGTGAAGATCAACCGCGATACACGCGTGCAGACCGAGCGGTGCGACCGGCTGCTCATGCATCTCTTCCAGCACCAGATCCATCATCGGGGACAGGCGCATGCGATGCTGTCCGAGACAACCGTCGCGCCGCCGCAACTCGACGAGTTCTTTGCGGAAGGCGAAGCGCCACTCCGGGCTGCCGAGTTCGCCAAGTTCGGCTGGACCGAAGAGACCGTCTGGACATCCCGGACGTAAGCCACGCCAAAAACTCCGGCGGCACATGGTCGGTCAGCCACACGCCATTGTCTGCGCGAAAAACGTGAAGCCCTTGGCATGCATGCCGCCGGAATCGATCTTGGAGACGATCGCATCCAACGCGACGCATGGCTTCCGCGAGTGCTGGTGGAAGCTGAGCATCGATTAGGAAGCGCAAACTATTTGGCCGCTCTGATCGGGTGATCGACCTGACGGGCGGCATAGGCGAGCGCCGCGTCGATGTCGGCCTCTTCTAGATATGGATAGTCTTCTAAAATGCTCTCACGCGACTGTCCCGCGGACAACAGTCCCAAGACGTCGGCGACCGTGATGCGGAGATCGCGAATACAAGGGCGCCCATGCATACGCTGGGGATCGACCGTAATCCTTGCCAGTAGCTCCGTCATCTGGCACCTCTGGATCAAAATATAGCATCTCTCGTCGCATTGGTCAGCGCGTCCCCGGCTGAACGGGATGCGCAGGTCCGCTTGGCTCTTCCGTCTCCTCCATGCCCTACGCCCTCGCCATCTTCGACCTCGACGGCACGCTGGCCGACAGCTTCCCGTGGTTCCTGCGCACCATCAACGATGTCGCCGATCGCTTCAATTTTCGTCGTGTCTCGGATGGGGAGATCGAAGAGCTCAGGCATGCATCGAGCCGGGAGATCCTCACCCGGCTCGAGGTACCCTTGTGGAAGCTGCCGGCGATCGCGCGGCATGCGCGGCGGCTGAAGGCGGAGGCGGCAGCCGAGATTCCGCTGTTTGCGGGCGTCGAGACGATGCTGCGGACGCTTAGCGAGAATGGCGTGCAGCTGGCGCTGGTGACCTCCGACAGCGAGGCCAATGCGCGCGAGAAGCTTGGGGATGCCGCCGCGCTGTTTTCGCATTTCGACTGTGCAGCGTCGCTGTTCGGCAAGCCCGCGAAATTCCGCCGGGTCGTGCGGCGCGCGGGCGTCCAGCCAGGCAACGTGATTGCGATCGGCGACGAGGTGCGCGACGTCGACGCGGCCCGCGCCGTTGGCATCGCCTGCGGCGCGGTATGCTGGGGTTACGCGGCGCCGGCGGCGTTGCGGGCGCTGGGGCCGGATCACGTGTTCGAGCGGATGGATGAGATTGTGTTGACGCTGTGCCCCGGTGCCGTAGGGCGGATTAGCGGAGCGTAATCCGCCGATCGATCGTCGATGCTAGATGGCGGATTACGCTTCGCTAATCCGCCCTACACGCCCTACTCCGTCTTCCGCAAAAACGCCCCGAACGCGCGCGGGCCGTCTCCGGTCTTGATCTCGCCGATCACCTTCAGCTCAGTCGCGTCGATGATGCTGAGCGTGTTGCTCTCCCAGCAGGCGACGATGACGCGCTTGCCGTCGGCGGTTGCATTGATGCCTTCGGGATAGTCGCCGACATTGATCCGCTTGATCGGCTTCAGGCTCGCCAGGTCGAACACGCTGACGGTGCCGCCATATTGATCACTGACGAAGCCACGCCCCAGCGTCAGCGCCACCGCGTAGGGCCGCATCCCGACCGGCACGCGCCCGATCTCGCGCATCTCCGCGATGTCGATCACGGATACGTCGTCGGAGCCGACATTGGCGGTGTAGGCGCGCTTGCCGTCCGCGTCGATGGTGACGCCGAACGGACGGGTGCCGACCTTGATCGTCGCCTTGCGCTGACGCGCCGTGGTGTCCACCACCGAGACGCTGTCGTCGTCACGGTCCGCCGAGAGCAGCAGCTTGCCGTCCGGCGTCACCGCCAGCCCCGAGGGCGAAGCGCCGACCGCGATGCTGGCGGTGACGCTGCGCGAGGCCGTGTCGATCACCCGCACCGCGGCGGCATACCAGTCGGCGACATAGACCGACTTGCCGTCGGGCGCCACCGCAATGCCGAGCGGCCCGCCACCGACCTCGATGCGTCCGGCAACCTGCCGCGTGGTGGCGTCGACGACCGTCACCGCCTTGGCGTCGGGGCTCGTCACATAGGCAAAGCGTCCGTCGGCGCTGACGGCCACCCCCGCCGGCTTGCCGCCGATGGCGATGGTTGCCACGCTACGCGAGGTCGCGAGGTCCACGACCATCAGATCGTCGCTGAGCTGGTTGGTGACGAACGCCTCTTCAGCGCACGCGCTGCCGGGACCAGCCCAGCAAAGGCTGGCAACGAGCGCCGCCAAGAGCAGCGCCCGCAAGTCCAGTGCCCGCACGATCAGCTACCGCTCTCGATCTTCTTCTTCAGCGCCTCGAGGCCGGTCTTGTAGAGCTCGCTCACCGCCTTCACCGCGGCCTCGTCGCTCAGCTCCGGCGGCGGATCGTTGTTGGGAAAGCCGCGGTAGAACGCGCCGGCCCATTCCAACTTGGACTTGCCGTCGGGCGCCGGCGACACCGTCAAGGTCGAGGAATAATTGGTCACCGGCAGCACCTTCACGTCGACCTTGGTGATCCGGTACGAGTAGCTCTGCATGTCGGGCTCGTATTTGTAGAGCTCCTCCTCGACCGTCGGGCCGCCTGTCAGGGTCAGCGTCCGCGTCGCGCCGATCTCGTTGCCCTTCTCACCCGTGGTCTTGGTGACGATCGGGAGCCAGCTCATGTCCTGGAAATTGGAGATCGCGGCCCAGACCTTGGCCGGCGGCGCACTGATCTCGATGGATTCCCGCACCTTCTGCCGAGTCGGCCCATGCGCCCACGCCGGGCCAAAGGTCGCCGTCAAGCCTGCCGCCCCAATCACAGCCAGCGCCGCAGCCACCGCCGTGCGCCGTCCAATCGTCACCCTCATCTCGTTTCCTCATACGTCCAGTTGATCATGCGCGACTTGGAATGCGCGCTCCGGTCATCCTAGCGTATTTTGGGGCCGAGGGGAGACCGGTTCGTGGCGCCCTTGCGGCGGCACTCGGCACAGCCCACAACCTGTTGCGCTGCCTGTCGGGCAAAACACCCGATGGGAGGGTCAACGCCATCAGGTTTAAATAATTCTCTTTATCAGAATTTCGGATTATCGTATAGAAAAGCCACCCCAACCCGGCCGAGGGGCGCATCGCGATCGTCACGACATGCGGGATGGGACGTGGTGGACGCTGCTTGCGTCGGCGCAAGGCGTGGTTGCAGGGCGGGTCACACCATGAGCAGTTACCCCTCGCGCATACGACCGGCGCGCTCAGCGTACGGCAAAATCGTGTGGTCCTGGCGCCCAGGGTCTGTGCGCCAAGTGTTGCGGTGATGTGGCGGCCCAACCGGGCGTGCAACATCAGCCATCCGCAAGGCGACGGGGCAATAGTGCATCGCTCCCCGGGGAGAGCACGACATAAGCCGTAAAACCACTGCGCAGGGAAGGCCGGATGTCTGGCTTCACCTGTATGCCGCTGTGCAGCTGTTTTCAGCACACGCTTCGCACAGTGGACCGCGGGTGCCAGCCGGCACCCGACCTTCCCTGCGCCCTCGGCGTTTTCGAGGGCGGCAACGGCCGCAAAACTCGGGCGGAATACGCCGCGAGAACGGGAAACCGCGCGTGCGATTGAGTTTCGAACATGAAGACGAATACCGCTCTCGTGCCCCGGACGCAGCGCAGCGCCCCGGCGATGCGAAGCATCGCCCGGTGCGGTGCGCTGCAGAGCCGGGGCCCGTCGCAGCGATATGCGCGGCTTCTGGGTCCCGGCTCTGCACCGCACCGCTTGCGCGTTGCGGCTTGTCCGGGACACGAACGTGGCGAGCAGATCAAGCCGCGTCGGCGGGCCTCACACGTCGAGCGATCTCCGCGCCCTTCTCCCGCTCGACGACACCGATGTCGTACTGCCCCTGCAAGTCCAACCAGAATTGAGGACTGTTGCCGAAATATCGACCAAGGCGCACCGCGGTGTCAGCCGAGATACCTCTGCGTCCATTCAGAATATCGGTAATCCGCCCCGAGGGAACGCCGATGTCGAGTGAAAGCCTGTTGGCGCTCAGCCCTCGCGCAACCAATTCGCGCTTGAGCGGCCGTCCGGGATGGATGTCAGCCCTTGTGATACTCGACGATTTCTACCTCGTAGGCATCGCCCTTGCTGAATTCGAAGCAAATGCGCCAACGCTCATTGACCGTCATTGCTCATTGTCCCCTGCGATCGCCCTTCAGCTTGTGCAATCCGACGCAACCGGCAGGATACGCCCGGCGCAAGCCCCGACCGCAAGGCTAGTCCTGCGCCTCCAGCACCAACTCCATCGTCATCAGCACGGGATTATCGCCGCGGGCCAGACGCCCCTCCGCCAGGCCGCCGGTGTAATCGACCAGCGCGACGTCGAGCGCGGCTTCGGGCGCGCCAGAGTGACCGGGCGCGATCAGCCCGGCCGTCACCGCAAGCTCGGTCGCAAACGGCTCGGTCACGCCGCCATGGGTGAAGCGCGCGCCGATGGTCGAACCGACGCCGCCATGGATCTTCGCACGCGCCACCCCGTGCGCGCGGCAGAACTCTTCGAGCGAGCCAGCAAAATCCTGGTTCGGGCGCAGCCGGAGCGGATACGCGCGGCTGGTCGTGCGCGCGCGCGAGCTCTCAGCCGCCACCGGGCCGAACAGCTTGAAATTGGTCTCGGGATCGGGCTCGGCGGTGAACATCGCACCGTCGAGACCGAAGGCCTCGACCTCGAACGGTTCGGCGACGACGGTCTCGTCCGGCAGCATGTGGCCGCCACTGGCCTTGCCGTCAGCCTCAGTCCACAGCCCATGGCAATGAAAGAACGGCGCGCCGGCGCGCATGCCGAGCGTCATGCTGCCGAGCTTCGTGCGCGTCACGCCGCCGGGCCGAAACGTGTCGCTGTAGAACGCGGCGTTCTCGCCGGTCTTCGACAGCGCCGGCATGACATAGGCGAACGGCCCCAGCGCGCCGTGCCTGAAGTTGAGCACGCCGCTTGTAAAACCTTCGGCCGCAAAGCCGCGCCGTGCGGCTTCCAGCAGCGGCAGACCTGCCTGAAGCGTGAACGAGAAGGCGCGCCCCCTCGCCTCCACCCATTGGATGCGTTCCGCGACGGCCGCGCCCGGCTGCTTGATACTCCGCATCGCCTTCGCTCAGCCAGCTTTCGTCTTGTCGAGATCGAGCAGCCCACGCGCCTCGAGCTCGTCGCGCACCATGCGTTTGGGAATCTTGCCATAACCGGATTTCGGCAGCGCCTCCCAGAAGAAGAACCGCTTCGGCATCTTGTAGCGCGGCACCTTCGGCGAGAGGAACGCCGCCATCTCGGCTTCGCTCACCGGCTTCTCGCCTTCGCGCGCCACGCAGACGGCGACGCCGACCTCGCCCCAGGTCGCATCGGGCACGCCGAGCACGGCGACCTCGCCGACCGCCGGATGCGTCAGGATCTTCTCCTCGATCTCGCGCGGATAGATGTTGGAGCCGCCGGAGATGTACATGTCGGACGCGCGGCCGGTAATGTAAACGAATCCCTCCTCGTCCATGTGGCCGAGATCGCCGGTGCGGAACCAGCCGTTGCGGAATGCCTTCGCATTGGCTTCAGGGTTGTCGTAATAGCCGGCGAGAACGGCAGGGCCGATCACGCAGATCTCGCCGCTCTGGTTGGCCGCGAGCTCGCGGCCTTCGTCGTCCTGGATCGAGACCTGCATGCCGGTGCGCTCGAAACCGCAGGTGCCGATCTTGGCATACGGACTATCCTCAGCATCGTGCAGCGCCGCCGGCAGCACGGTGATGTTGCCGGTGACCTCGCCGAGGCCAAAATACTGCACGATGACCTTGCCGAGCTTTCTCAACGCGGTCTTCTGGTCCTCGCGATACATCGGCGCGCCGGCATAGATCACGTGGCGCAGCGAGCTATGGTCGTATTTGTCGACGCCGGGATGCTCGACCATCATCTTCAGGATCGTCGGCACGGTAAAGAGATTGGCGACCCGATACGTCTCGATCAGGCGGAATGCCTCGTTGACGTCGAACTTCTCGGTCGGCAGCAGCACGGTGCAGACGCCGCGCGCGGTCTGCACCAGCTGATGCACGCCGGCGCCATGCGACAGCGGCGCCACCACCAGCGAGGCGTCGTTCTCCGTGACGCCAGGCGTCAGGTCGGCAAGATGGTTGGTGACGACAAATCCCATCTGGCCGTGGGTCAGCACCGCCGCCTTGGAACGCCCTGTCGTGCCCGAGGTGAAGAAGAACCAGCAGGGATCGTCGTGCTCGACATCGGCATTCGCGATACTGGCGCCAGCCTGCGCGGCAATGGCATCGGCAACCGATCGCTCGCCGAACGCGGCCTTGCCGTCGATGCTCCAGGTGAACTCAAGCGCGCCGCCCTTCACGGCCGCGGCGTGCTCGGGAAAATCGACATGGCACAGAAATGCCTTGGCCCCGGAGGCCTGCGCGAGATAGGTGACCTCATCCGGCATCAGGCGGAAATTGGTGGGCACCCAGACCGCGCCGAGCCGGAATGCCGCGAACATCGAGAAGAACATCTCGTCGCCATTCTTGGAATGGACCAGGATGCGGTCGCCCTTGGTGATGCCGCGCGCGGCGAGCGCCGCCGCCAGCGCCGAGACCTGCGCGTCGATCTGGTGCCAGGTCCAGGATTTGTCTCCCCAGACGAAGCCGGGACGCGTTCCATGCCGCCGCGCATTCTGGGTCAGCATGTAAGCGAGATTCATGACGCGGCGGGACATGCGCAGGGGCTGCATGGGGCTTCCTCTTCGAAGGCGGACGGCACACTGGCCACCCGCTCATTGCAGCCCATTTATCGCCATCAGCGGCACGCCTGCAAGGCCGCCGGATGCACGGCTCCCCTACGGTTGCTTGAATGCAAACGGCGTCGCCGTGATGGTCTTCTGCTTGACGCAGGCCTGCGGACCAAAGCCGCCGCAGAAGCTGCCATGCAGATCGAAGCGAACGGTTCGCGCGGCGCCGCGCTTCATCGGCGGGGCCATGATCTTGTAGCGGAGGACATAGCCGTCAAACACCTCGCGCAGATTGCCATCTGGCAACGTCGCCAGGATCTTGATGACGCAGCCGCCGGTTCCGCAATAGGTGGTCTCGCGATCTCCGCATTTGGTCTCGCCGAAATCGACGATGTAGTCGTCGCGGCCATCACCGGTGAGGTCGATCCTGCGCACCGTATCAGGCGCGAAGCTCACGTCGCCGCCGTCCTGACTGGTGCATTCCTCATTGGCGTAGCGCAGCGCCTTCTGCACGCCAGGCGGATAGTCGGCTGGATTGAACGTCCTTGCATCCTCGGCGCGCGCGGCAGAGGCGAACAGGGCGAGCATGAGGATCAGATAACGCATGCGGGTTGGTCGCCGGCGCGGTCGCAATCGTTCAGGGAATTTTAAACATGATCGGCGCACCCTCGCTCAGTTCTCGCGTACAGAGTGCCGCATCATGGTCAAAGCGCCTGCCCTCCTCCTGTTGTCGCTGGCGCTCGCCGGATGTGCCGTGGCGCCGCAGGCGCATCTTGCGTCCGATCCCGCCTTCAAGCCTGCCCGTTATGCCTGGGATGGCGCCGGCGAGGATCCCAATCGGCCGCATGCGGCCTCACAACCAACACGGACCGCGACCCGATCCGAGCGAAGCAGCTCGCAAGCCGGGCTTCAGCCCCATTCGAAGGAGTGGTGGCAAGCGCAGGACGGCAGTGAGGCTGAGCAGGATGCCAGGGTCAACCGCTCCCTGGTCATCTGCCGGGGATGCCTGCGCCCGCAGCAGCAGCCCGAAGATTCCAGGCTCGCCAAAGCGACCGATTGAACCGACGACCTCAACATCGGAAACCGGCCGGCCCGACCGTGCGTTATGACTTGGTGCGCGAGGCTGGCAGCTGGAGGGTCGACAACATGACCGACGTCATCAACAACAAGGACCATTGCCGCTACGAGCTCTCGGTGGAAGGCCATCTTGCGACCGAGCACTACAAGATCGACGGCGATGTGATCCCGTTCGAGCACACCGACGTGCCGAAGGAGCTCGGCGGCAAGGGCGTCGGCTCGAAGCTGGTGCAAGGCGCACTCGACCAAGTCCGCGCGTCCGGATTGAAGCTGATCCCGCAATGCCCGTTCGTGAAAGCGTGGATCGAAAAGCATCCGGACTATGCGGACCTCGTGACGAGGTGAGAGCACAGGCCCGCCGCCCATAGCCAGCGGGCCTGCCGATCTCTACGGCCTGTTATCCATGCCGGAGCATGTCCTGATCATTCAGATCCCAGTCCTGCCACAGCTGGAGTATGCCCAGCAGCACCACCGCCCCGCCGAGGCTCGTGTGATAGATGCGGAGAAAACCTTCACCGGAATAGCCGAGGGCGTAAGGCGAGGCGATGAGCCACAGTCCGACGAGGATCGTCGTCACCTCTTGCCAGCGCTGCAAGGCGACGTATTCGAGCTGGCTAATGCCAAACACGACCAG encodes:
- a CDS encoding HigA family addiction module antitoxin; protein product: MVARGLSANRLSLDIGVPSGRITDILNGRRGISADTAVRLGRYFGNSPQFWLDLQGQYDIGVVEREKGAEIARRVRPADAA
- a CDS encoding PCC domain-containing protein, with the translated sequence MRSIKQPGAAVAERIQWVEARGRAFSFTLQAGLPLLEAARRGFAAEGFTSGVLNFRHGALGPFAYVMPALSKTGENAAFYSDTFRPGGVTRTKLGSMTLGMRAGAPFFHCHGLWTEADGKASGGHMLPDETVVAEPFEVEAFGLDGAMFTAEPDPETNFKLFGPVAAESSRARTTSRAYPLRLRPNQDFAGSLEEFCRAHGVARAKIHGGVGSTIGARFTHGGVTEPFATELAVTAGLIAPGHSGAPEAALDVALVDYTGGLAEGRLARGDNPVLMTMELVLEAQD
- a CDS encoding acyl-CoA synthetase yields the protein MQPLRMSRRVMNLAYMLTQNARRHGTRPGFVWGDKSWTWHQIDAQVSALAAALAARGITKGDRILVHSKNGDEMFFSMFAAFRLGAVWVPTNFRLMPDEVTYLAQASGAKAFLCHVDFPEHAAAVKGGALEFTWSIDGKAAFGERSVADAIAAQAGASIANADVEHDDPCWFFFTSGTTGRSKAAVLTHGQMGFVVTNHLADLTPGVTENDASLVVAPLSHGAGVHQLVQTARGVCTVLLPTEKFDVNEAFRLIETYRVANLFTVPTILKMMVEHPGVDKYDHSSLRHVIYAGAPMYREDQKTALRKLGKVIVQYFGLGEVTGNITVLPAALHDAEDSPYAKIGTCGFERTGMQVSIQDDEGRELAANQSGEICVIGPAVLAGYYDNPEANAKAFRNGWFRTGDLGHMDEEGFVYITGRASDMYISGGSNIYPREIEEKILTHPAVGEVAVLGVPDATWGEVGVAVCVAREGEKPVSEAEMAAFLSPKVPRYKMPKRFFFWEALPKSGYGKIPKRMVRDELEARGLLDLDKTKAG
- a CDS encoding GNAT family N-acetyltransferase, which encodes MTDVINNKDHCRYELSVEGHLATEHYKIDGDVIPFEHTDVPKELGGKGVGSKLVQGALDQVRASGLKLIPQCPFVKAWIEKHPDYADLVTR
- a CDS encoding SPW repeat protein; the protein is MSDFGFLNTHRTWEDWCGMLLGALIVASPWFPIQDQAAITGNQTAVLNAVTIGLVVFGISQLEYVALQRWQEVTTILVGLWLIASPYALGYSGEGFLRIYHTSLGGAVVLLGILQLWQDWDLNDQDMLRHG